The Glycine soja cultivar W05 chromosome 8, ASM419377v2, whole genome shotgun sequence genome has a window encoding:
- the LOC114421054 gene encoding uncharacterized protein LOC114421054, with the protein MLSTSSYSVFTRSFLPNPIKGIPRPATLRPFPGILESHAKSPKNRLSILCFRHDHHSPETPQPEVIEHYLHEELVQSEFNDSSVTKRDWKSTIQKAANEVFKVIGYRWVVPWNAMTILQVMLLWTTAFWFIGSWMIPFAAHITGFSKESLTFRGQALFSLVTDVTEGLAGVAILLRCLSRFRPLPPDWFEFSLKGNWQLDVIMGCLMFPLVNRLSQFNLDLLPLLPSTPVTLSSVEQSIRARDPVAMLLYATVVSVCAPVWEEIVFRGFLLPSLTKYMPVWCAILVSSIAFALAHFNIQRMLPLIFLGMVMGVIYTRSRNLLPSMLLHSLWNGFVFLDLMK; encoded by the exons ATGTTGAGTACCTCTTCTTATTCTGTCTTCACCCGTTCCTTTCTCCCCAATCCAATTAAGGGTATCCCCCGACCAGCTACACTTCGACCTTTTCCTGGGATCTTGGAATCTCATGCCAAGTCTCCAAAGAAC AGATTGAGTATTTTGTGCTTTAGGCACGACCATCATTCTCCAGAAACACCCCAACCTGAAGTTATCGAGCACTATCTTCATGAGGAATTGGTGCAATCTGAATTCAATGACTCCAGTGTCACCAAAAGAGACTGGAAATCAACCATTCAGAAG GCTGCAAATGAAGTCTTTAAAGTAATTGGTTATCGATGGGTTGTGCCATGGAATGCAATGACTATATTACAA GTTATGCTTCTTTGGACGACGGCATTTTGGTTTATAGGATCTTGGATGATCCCTTTTGCTGCCCATATAACTGGCTTTAGCAAGGAATCTTTGACATTTAGAGGGCAGGCATTATTCAGCCTTGTTACTGATGTAACTGAAGGACTTGCTGGAGTTGCGATTCTTCTTCGCTGTCTTTCTCGATTTCGCCCCCTTCCACCTGACTGGTTCGAGTTTAGCCTGAAAGGGAATTGGCAATTAGATGTCATAATGGGATGTCTCATGTTTCCGCTCGTCAATCGGCTCTCACAGTTCAACCTGGACCTCCTACCCCTTTTGCCCTCCACACCCGTCACCCTTTCAAGTGTTGAACAATCAATAAGGGCGAGGGATCCTGTGGCAATGCTATTGTATGCAACAGTAGTGTCAGTCTGTGCTCCAGTGTGGGAGGAGATAGTTTTCCGTGGCTTTCTGCTCCCTTCCCTCACCAAATACATGCCAGTGTGGTGTGCAATACTGGTAAGTTCAATCGCCTTTGCTCTTGCACATTTTAACATACAGAGGATGCTTCCCCTTATATTTCTTGGGATGGTGATGGGTGTGATATATACACGGTCAAGGAATTTACTGCCATCAATGCTGTTGCATAGTCTTTGGAATGGCTTCGTCTTCTTAGATTTGATGAAATAG
- the LOC114421055 gene encoding potassium transporter 3-like: MSSDASRERGASTVVELKFQYRALLFLAYQSLGFMFGDLTLSPLYVYQSIFSGRLKKVQNEDAIFGAFSLIFWTLSIISLLKYAIIMLSADDNGEGGIVALYSHLCRNAKFCLLPNHQASDEELSTYHKPGSSNRSIPPSPLKRFIEKHKSTKTVLLIFVLLGACMIICVGALMPAISVRSSVEGLKIEAKITNKSMVSLISCVLLIGLFVMQHRGSYKVAFVFPPIIILWLLTIFMIGIYNVIKWNPRVYQALSPYYIYKFFRLTGKDGWTNLGGVFLCVTGTEAMFADLGYYRQTPVRAAFCCVIYPCLVLQYMGQAAFLSKNLSAVPISFYASIPDILFWPVFVVAALAVIVASQAVIASTFSIVQQCHAFECFPRVKAVHSRRWIPGQTYIPEINWILMIISLVVTVGLGDMSNIGYAYGMAYLIVVFVTTCLTSLVINLVWNQSLIVALAFALFFGAIEILFLSSYCMKILKGSWIPLVLSAVFMVVMYVWHYGSRKKYLFDMLNKVSMRSIITLGPSLGIVRVPGLGLIYTELATGVPASFTHFLTNLPAFYQVVVFVCVKTVPVPCVPHEERYLIGRIGPKSYRLYRCIVRNGYKDVYSHQNDFENDLVMSIAEYIQLEAEGCSGNAEGSVDGRMAVVRTSGKFGTRLRMSESAGFEEGCSISLPGALTVTSSKSPALKKLQAMYEQESPDELNTRRRIQFELLNVIYKDPRVKEELMELVEAKRAGAAYVIGHSHVKAKWNSSFLKRFAINLYSFLRKNCRSPAVGLNIPQISLIKVGMNYHV; this comes from the exons ATGAGCTCAGATGCTAGTAGAGAACGCGGTGCATCAACCGTG GTGGAACTGAAATTTCAATATAGAGCACTTCTGTTTTTGGCATACCAGAGTTTAGGCTTTATGTTTGGTGACTTGACCTTATCCCCTCTTTATGTCTATCAAAGTATATTTTCTGGAAGACTGAAAAAGGTCCAAAATGAGGATGCAATATTTGGcgcattttctttgatcttttggactctctcaattatttctttgttgAAGTATGCCATTATAATGTTAAGTGCAGATGATAATGGTGAAG GGGGAATCGTTGCTTTGTATTCACACCTTTGCAGAAATGCAAAATTTTGTTTGCTTCCTAATCATCAAGCTTCTGATGAGGAGCTTTCTACATATCACAAACCTGGTTCCTCAAATAGAAGCATACCACCCTCGCCTTTGAAAAGATTCATTGAGAAACACAAGAGTACAAAAACGGTTttgcttatttttgttttactgGGTGCTTGCATGATAATTTGTGTTGGTGCACTCATGCCTGCCATTTCAG TTCGTTCATCTGTTGAAGGCCTGAAAATTGAAGCAAAGATTACAAATAAAA GTATGGTGTCTCTTATTTCTTGTGTTCTACTGATTGGACTCTTTGTTATGCAACACCGTGGCTCCTACAAGGTTGCATTCGTGTTTCCCCCCATAATCATCCTATGGTTACTGACTATTTTCATGATTGGTATTTACAATGTCATCAAGTGGAATCCAAGAGTATATCAGGCTCTTTCTCCATATTATATATACAAGTTCTTTAGGCTTACAGGAAAAGATGGTTGGACTAATCTTGGAGGAGTATTTCTGTGCGTTACAG GAACTGAAGCTATGTTTGCAGACCTTGGGTACTACAGACAAACACCTGTTAGG GCTGCATTTTGTTGTGTCATTTACCCATGCCTAGTTCTTCAATACATGGGGCAGGCTGCTTTTCTTTCAAAGAATTTATCTGCAGTGCCTATAAGCTTTTATGCTTCTATTCCAG ATATTCTATTTTGGCCAGTATTTGTGGTGGCTGCTTTGGCAGTAATAGTTGCAAGTCAGGCTGTCATCGCTTCAACATTCTCAATTGTCCAACAATGCCATGCATTTGAATGTTTCCCACGGGTTAAGGCAGTACATTCCAGAAGGTGGATCCCTGGTCAGACATATATACCCGAGATAAACTGGATTCTTATGATAATCAGCTTGGTTGTGACAGTTGGTTTAGGAGACATGAGTAATATAGGATACGCTTATG GGATGGCATATCTGATTGTGGTGTTTGTGACCACATGTTTGACATCACTAGTCATCAACCTTGTATGGAATCAAAGTCTTATAGTTGCTCTGGCATTTGCCTTATTCTTTGGCGCAATAGAGATTCTCTTCCTGTCATCTTATTGCATGAAAATCCTTAAAGGTAGCTGGATTCCACTCGTGCTTTCTGCCGTCTTCATGGTTGTTATGTACGTGTGGCATTATGGTTCTaggaaaaagtatttatttgacATGCTTAACAAAGTTTCAATGAGGTCGATCATTACATTAGGTCCTAGTCTTGGGATTGTTAGGGTTCCTGGATTGGGCCTTATCTACACTGAATTGGCTACCGGAGTCCCTGCCAGTTTTACCCATTTCTTGACAAATCTGCCAGCTTTCTACCAAGTggttgtttttgtttgtgttaagACTGTACCTGTGCCTTGTGTGCCACATGAAGAACGATACCTCATTGGCCGAAttggtcccaaatcttaccgaCTGTATCGGTGCATTGTTCGAAATGGCTATAAAGATGTGTATAGTCatcaaaatgattttgaaaatgaccTGGTGATGAGCATAGCAGAATACATTCAATTGGAAGCAGAAGGTTGCTCTGGAAATGCAGAGGGTTCAGTGGATGGACGGATGGCAGTGGTTAGGACCTCGGGGAAGTTTGGGACAAGATTGCGTATGTCAGAATCTGCTGGTTTTGAAGAAGGCTGCAGTATTAGTCTTCCCGGAGCTTTGACTGTTACTAGTAGTAAATCTCCAGCATTGAAGAAGCTGCAGGCCATGTATGAGCAGGAATCACCTGATGAACTCAATACTAGACGAAGGATTCAATTCGAGTTGCtaaatgtaatatataaagatCCACGTGTCAAGGAAGAGCTCATGGAACTTGTAGAAGCCAAGCGCGCTGGAGCAGCGTATGTAATAGGTCATTCTCACGTAAAGGCCAAGTGGAACTCATCATTTCTAAAGAGGTTTGCTATCAACCTCTACTCTTTTCTCCGAAAAAATTGCCGGTCACCTGCAGTAGGACTAAACATTCCTCAGATTTCTCTGATTAAAGTAGGAATGAATTATCATGTGTAG